The Streptomyces sp. NBC_01775 genome includes a region encoding these proteins:
- a CDS encoding SDR family oxidoreductase, with product MTTTLITGANKGLGFETARRLVAAGHTVYAGSRDAERGRRAAEQLGARPVLLDVTDDASVAQAAKTIEADGGGLDVLVNNAGIGEEVIGPEETTADTLRPLFETNVFGMVRVTHAFLPLLRRSAAPVLVNVSSGLASMTLVSTPDTPAYAFPGVAYPASKAAVNMVTVQYTKAFPGMRVNAVEPGYTATDLNGHRGTQTVEEGAEIIVRMARIGPDGPTGGYFDAAGTLPW from the coding sequence ATGACGACAACACTGATCACAGGAGCAAACAAGGGCCTGGGCTTCGAGACCGCCCGCCGTCTCGTCGCGGCGGGTCACACCGTCTACGCGGGCAGCCGGGACGCCGAGCGCGGGCGCCGCGCAGCTGAGCAGCTGGGGGCGCGGCCGGTCCTCCTCGACGTCACCGACGACGCCTCCGTCGCGCAGGCGGCGAAGACCATCGAGGCCGACGGCGGCGGACTGGACGTCCTCGTCAACAACGCGGGCATCGGCGAGGAGGTGATCGGCCCGGAGGAGACGACCGCCGACACGCTGCGCCCCCTGTTCGAGACGAACGTCTTCGGCATGGTGCGTGTGACCCACGCGTTCTTGCCCCTGCTGCGGCGCTCCGCGGCCCCCGTCCTGGTCAACGTCAGCAGCGGCCTTGCCTCCATGACGCTGGTCAGCACCCCTGACACCCCCGCCTACGCCTTCCCGGGCGTCGCCTATCCGGCGTCGAAGGCCGCGGTCAACATGGTGACCGTGCAGTACACCAAGGCGTTCCCGGGTATGCGCGTCAACGCGGTGGAACCGGGCTACACCGCCACCGACCTGAACGGCCACCGCGGTACGCAGACCGTCGAGGAGGGCGCCGAGATCATCGTCCGCATGGCCCGGATCGGCCCCGACGGCCCCACGGGCGGCTACTTCGACGCGGCGGGCACCCTTCCCTGGTAA
- a CDS encoding helix-turn-helix transcriptional regulator gives MAATEFGRAVRRWRDRVPPGTAGLPAGGQRRAAGLRREELALLAGISVDYVTRLEQGRATSPSTQVVEALVRALRLSGDERAHLFQLAGLAPPGPETVPAYLTPSVQRLLDRLAGTPVGVYDAAWTLLVANPLYAALMGDPSGWRGNERNGVWRNLVGPGSRVRHTPRERRAFEAALVADLRATAGRYPADQHLRRLVAQLRAHSERFAELWDAGVVGRQEGSRKTVEHPQVGPLTLDCDVLSVAGSDLRVMVYTAEPGTQDAERLALLAVLGTQSLVE, from the coding sequence ATGGCGGCGACGGAGTTCGGACGGGCGGTACGGCGCTGGCGTGACCGGGTCCCACCCGGAACCGCCGGGCTGCCCGCCGGGGGGCAGCGGCGCGCGGCCGGGCTGCGCCGCGAGGAGCTGGCCCTGCTGGCCGGGATCTCCGTCGACTACGTGACACGCCTCGAACAGGGCCGGGCGACCAGCCCCTCGACACAGGTCGTCGAGGCCCTGGTCCGGGCGCTGCGGCTGTCGGGCGACGAGCGCGCGCACCTGTTCCAGCTCGCCGGGCTCGCACCACCGGGACCCGAGACCGTGCCCGCGTACCTCACGCCGAGCGTCCAACGGCTGCTGGACCGGCTGGCCGGAACACCCGTCGGGGTCTACGACGCGGCCTGGACGCTGCTTGTGGCCAACCCGCTGTACGCGGCGCTGATGGGCGACCCGTCCGGGTGGCGTGGTAACGAACGCAACGGCGTGTGGCGCAACTTGGTCGGGCCCGGCAGCCGGGTCCGTCACACGCCGCGGGAGCGGCGCGCGTTCGAGGCCGCGCTGGTCGCCGACCTGCGCGCGACCGCGGGCCGGTATCCGGCCGATCAGCACCTGCGGCGCCTGGTCGCGCAGTTGCGCGCGCACAGTGAGCGGTTCGCCGAGCTGTGGGACGCGGGCGTCGTCGGCCGCCAGGAGGGCTCGCGCAAGACGGTCGAGCATCCGCAGGTGGGCCCGCTGACGCTGGACTGCGACGTGCTCAGCGTGGCGGGCAGCGACCTGCGTGTCATGGTCTACACGGCCGAGCCCGGCACCCAGGACGCGGAACGGCTCGCGCTGCTCGCCGTACTCGGCACCCAGTCCCTGGTCGAGTAG
- a CDS encoding NADP-dependent oxidoreductase: protein MRAVGVREPKGRPEVLEVPRPEPGEGEVLVRVSAAGLNPLDWKIADGMLEGALPYAFPLVMGVDFAGVVESNGPGSRRFTPGDGVYGQVISDPVGGGTYAEFVVVDEAGSVALAPPSVPLTVAAGAPTAGMTALGIVDTAALREYESVLIVGAAGGVGTFLTQLASAHGLRVIAATHGRDERRMAAFGAAVTVDARERALADAVREEYPEGVDALVDLIAADPAAFAAGAAPVRNGGVALSTLGAAVPGELSAKGVEGLNFQLTASAALLDRLGQELDSGRLVVPVETQVPLEQAPDAVARNRVGGGRGKTVFLP from the coding sequence ATGCGTGCTGTCGGAGTGCGGGAGCCGAAGGGGCGGCCGGAGGTCCTGGAGGTGCCGCGGCCCGAGCCGGGTGAGGGCGAGGTCCTGGTGCGGGTCAGCGCCGCCGGGCTCAACCCGCTCGATTGGAAGATCGCGGACGGCATGCTGGAGGGCGCGCTGCCGTACGCCTTCCCCCTGGTCATGGGCGTGGACTTCGCCGGCGTGGTGGAGAGCAACGGCCCCGGGTCGCGCCGTTTCACGCCCGGTGACGGTGTCTACGGGCAGGTGATCAGCGACCCGGTCGGGGGCGGGACGTACGCCGAGTTCGTGGTGGTCGACGAGGCGGGCAGCGTGGCGCTCGCACCGCCCTCGGTGCCGCTCACCGTCGCGGCGGGGGCACCGACGGCCGGGATGACGGCGCTGGGCATCGTGGACACGGCGGCCCTGCGCGAGTACGAGAGCGTGCTGATCGTCGGCGCCGCCGGCGGGGTGGGCACGTTCTTGACGCAGCTCGCCTCGGCCCACGGCCTGCGGGTGATCGCGGCCACCCATGGGCGCGACGAGCGCCGGATGGCGGCCTTCGGCGCCGCGGTCACCGTCGACGCCAGGGAGCGGGCGCTCGCGGACGCGGTGCGCGAGGAGTACCCCGAGGGTGTGGACGCGCTGGTGGACCTGATCGCGGCGGACCCGGCCGCCTTCGCCGCCGGCGCGGCGCCGGTGCGCAACGGGGGCGTCGCGCTCTCCACGCTGGGCGCCGCGGTGCCCGGCGAGCTGTCCGCCAAGGGCGTGGAGGGCCTCAACTTCCAGCTCACGGCCTCGGCGGCCCTGCTCGACAGGCTGGGGCAGGAGCTGGACAGCGGGCGCCTGGTCGTCCCCGTCGAGACCCAGGTCCCGCTGGAGCAGGCCCCTGACGCGGTGGCCCGCAACCGGGTGGGCGGGGGGCGCGGAAAGACCGTTTTCCTGCCCTGA
- a CDS encoding RNA polymerase sigma factor SigF: MDGTRTPTQAPSGDADAPPTPAEAQRERAARTRALTQSLFEQLTGLDRGTTEYERIRCALIEANLPLVRYVAARFRSRNEPMEDVVQVGTIGLINAIDRFDAERGVQFPTFAMPTIVGEIRRYFRDNVRTVHVPRRLHEMWVQVSGATEDLTTLHGRSPTTAEIAERLKISEDEVLACIEAGRAYRATSLEAAQEREDGMPGLLDRLGYEDPELDGVEHRDLVRHLLVQLPEREQRILLLRYYRNLTQSQISAELGVSQMHVSRLLSRSFARLRAANRIDA; the protein is encoded by the coding sequence GTGGATGGGACCCGTACCCCCACCCAGGCTCCCTCCGGTGATGCCGATGCGCCGCCGACCCCCGCCGAGGCCCAGCGGGAGCGTGCCGCGCGGACCCGGGCGCTGACCCAGTCCCTCTTCGAACAGCTCACCGGGCTCGACCGCGGCACGACGGAGTACGAGCGGATCCGCTGCGCCCTGATCGAGGCGAACCTGCCGCTGGTCCGGTACGTCGCGGCCCGCTTCCGCAGCAGGAACGAGCCGATGGAGGACGTCGTCCAGGTCGGCACCATCGGCCTGATCAACGCCATCGACCGGTTCGACGCCGAGCGCGGGGTCCAGTTCCCCACCTTCGCGATGCCCACGATCGTCGGCGAGATCCGCCGCTACTTCCGCGACAACGTCCGCACCGTCCACGTGCCCCGCCGGCTGCACGAGATGTGGGTCCAGGTCAGCGGCGCCACCGAGGACCTGACGACGCTTCACGGGCGCTCTCCCACGACCGCTGAGATCGCCGAGCGGCTGAAGATCTCCGAGGACGAGGTCCTCGCCTGCATCGAGGCCGGACGGGCCTACCGTGCCACGTCGTTGGAGGCCGCACAGGAGCGCGAGGACGGGATGCCGGGCCTGCTGGACCGGCTGGGCTACGAGGATCCGGAGCTGGACGGCGTCGAACACCGCGACCTCGTCCGCCATCTGCTCGTACAGCTGCCCGAGCGCGAGCAGCGGATCCTCCTGCTGCGCTACTACCGGAATCTGACGCAGTCGCAGATCAGCGCGGAGCTCGGCGTCTCGCAGATGCACGTCTCGCGCCTGCTCTCACGGAGCTTCGCCCGGCTGAGAGCCGCAAATCGAATCGACGCATAG